A genomic stretch from Mastacembelus armatus chromosome 12, fMasArm1.2, whole genome shotgun sequence includes:
- the LOC113124287 gene encoding calcium-binding protein P-like isoform X1, producing MMGRLCELALVSFLIMSLLNTESTWAKRGSSSSSSSSSKKTSSTSSKGGTQSKPSSSQPGNSPRQPQSPNRKPNPYPSGGSYPYPGTGNTNQGGYPRQNPASYPGAGSNPNQNPGRVNPGGYPNQNPAGGYPAAGGYPAAGGYPNQHPPAGGYPAGGYPNQYPAAGGYPNQSPGRNYPNQNPAAGGYPAAGGYPNQSPGGNYPNQNPAAGGYPAAGGYPNQSPGRNYPNQNPPAGGYPAAGGYPNQSPGGNYPNQNPAAGGYPAAGGYPNQSPGRNYPNQNPAAGGYPAAGGYPNQSPGRGGFSQGGYPYQYPGAGGYPVRGGNTGQGWGQPGVNPGGYPGGAVGGYPNWNPNNKILSPRFGGGGYGYGGYGMGGSPFSHSVQNMGFKPKSPSFAKKAMVAAGVGAVAGMAVGYGLGRFPRPHFTFRNPEEEYYYNNYMYRRYGSQSTDEKDFGRDYVYKPPPRAESYEKFMDRCMNRTDLPKDQGHNSKTSESAAGENDDDTVSIEEIGYPALIEQVKARRCVEQYMVYSESFLQERKAEQQFQPNHSSPLSYGVIQLFTSLFIMLPSMFLLQ from the coding sequence ATGATGGGGAGGCTATGTGAGCTGGCTCTTGTGTCCTTTCTTATTATGTCTCTTCTGAACACTGAATCCACATGGGCTaaaagaggcagcagcagcagcagcagcagcagcagcaagaaaACCTCATCCACCAGCAGTAAGGGTGGGACACAATCAAAGCCATCCAGCTCTCAACCTGGAAACTCTCCGCGACAGCCACAGAGTCCCAATCGAAAGCCCAATCCATATCCTTCTGGAGGAAGTTACCCTTATCCAGGAACAGGCAATACTAATCAAGGAGGATATCCCAGACAAAATCCAGCAAGTTATCCAGGAGCTGGTAGTAACCCCAACCAGAATCCTGGTAGAGTTAATCCTGGAGGTTATCCAAACCAGAACCCTGCAGGTGGCTATCCTGCTGCAGGTGGATACCCAGCCGCTGGAGGGTATCCTAACCAGCACCCACCTGCCGGAGGCTACCCAGCAGGTGGATATCCCAACCAGTACCCAGCTGCAGGAGGTTATCCTAACCAGAGTCCAGGAAGGAATTATCCTAATCAGAATCCAGCTGCAGGAGGCTACCCAGCTGCAGGAGGTTATCCTAACCAGAGTCCAGGAGGGAATTATCCTAATCAGAATCCAGCTGCAGGAGGCTACCCAGCTGCAGGAGGTTATCCTAACCAGAGTCCAGGAAGAAATTATCCTAATCAGAATCCACCTGCAGGAGGCTACCCAGCTGCAGGAGGTTATCCTAACCAGAGTCCAGGAGGGAATTATCCTAATCAGAATCCAGCTGCAGGAGGCTACCCAGCTGCAGGAGGTTATCCTAACCAGAGTCCAGGAAGAAATTATCCTAATCAGAATCCAGCTGCAGGAGGCTATCCAGCTGCAGGAGGTTATCCTAACCAAAGTCCAGGCAGAGGTGGTTTCAGTCAAGGCGGATACCCTTACCAGTATCCAGGAGCAGGTGGTTACCCAGTCAGAGGGGGAAATACAGGACAGGGTTGGGGTCAGCCTGGTGTTAATCCAGGGGGTTACCCTGGTGGAGCAGTTGGTGGTTACCCAAACTGGAACCCAAATAATAAGATCCTCAGCCCCCGCTTTGGTGGAGGAGGCTATGGATATGGTGGTTATGGAATGGGAGGGTCCCCTTTCTCTCATTCCGTGCAGAAcatgggattcaaacccaaaTCACCCAGTTTTGCCAAAAAAGCCATGGTGGCAGCAGGCGTTGGTGCTGTGGCTGGAATGGCTGTTGGATATGGACTTGGGCGCTTCCCTCGACCACATTTCACTTTCCGTAACCCCGAAGAAGAATACTACTACAACAACTACATGTACCGTCGTTATGGCTCCCAGTCTACAGATGAAAAAGACTTTGGTCGCGATTATGTCTACAAGCCTCCACCACGGGCAGAGTCTTACGAGAAATTTATGGATCGCTGTATGAATAGGACGGACCTTCCTAAAGATCAGGGCCACAACTCTAAGACTTCTGAGAGCGCGGCTGGTGAAAATGATGATGACACCGTCAGCATCGAGGAGATCGGATACCCAGCACTAATTGAACAAGTGAAGGCCCGACGCTGTGTCGAACAGTACATGGTCTACTCTGAGAGCTTTCTGCAGGAACGAAAAGCTGAGCAGCAATTCCAGCCGAACCACAGCAGCCCTCTGAGCTACGGAGTAATTCAGCTCTTCACTTCTCTCTTCATAATGCTGCCTAGTATGTTTCTGCTGCAGTAA
- the LOC113124287 gene encoding calcium-binding protein P-like isoform X2 → MMGRLCELALVSFLIMSLLNTESTWAKRGSSSSSSSSSKKTSSTSSKGGTQSKPSSSQPGNSPRQPQSPNRKPNPYPSGGSYPYPGTGNTNQGGYPRQNPASYPGAGSNPNQNPGRVNPGGYPNQNPAGGYPAAGGYPAAGGYPNQHPPAGGYPAGGYPNQYPAAGGYPNQSPGRNYPNQNPAAGGYPAAGGYPNQSPGGNYPNQNPAAGGYPAAGGYPAAGGYPNQSPGGNYPNQNPAAGGYPAAGGYPNQSPGRNYPNQNPAAGGYPAAGGYPNQSPGRGGFSQGGYPYQYPGAGGYPVRGGNTGQGWGQPGVNPGGYPGGAVGGYPNWNPNNKILSPRFGGGGYGYGGYGMGGSPFSHSVQNMGFKPKSPSFAKKAMVAAGVGAVAGMAVGYGLGRFPRPHFTFRNPEEEYYYNNYMYRRYGSQSTDEKDFGRDYVYKPPPRAESYEKFMDRCMNRTDLPKDQGHNSKTSESAAGENDDDTVSIEEIGYPALIEQVKARRCVEQYMVYSESFLQERKAEQQFQPNHSSPLSYGVIQLFTSLFIMLPSMFLLQ, encoded by the exons ATGATGGGGAGGCTATGTGAGCTGGCTCTTGTGTCCTTTCTTATTATGTCTCTTCTGAACACTGAATCCACATGGGCTaaaagaggcagcagcagcagcagcagcagcagcagcaagaaaACCTCATCCACCAGCAGTAAGGGTGGGACACAATCAAAGCCATCCAGCTCTCAACCTGGAAACTCTCCGCGACAGCCACAGAGTCCCAATCGAAAGCCCAATCCATATCCTTCTGGAGGAAGTTACCCTTATCCAGGAACAGGCAATACTAATCAAGGAGGATATCCCAGACAAAATCCAGCAAGTTATCCAGGAGCTGGTAGTAACCCCAACCAGAATCCTGGTAGAGTTAATCCTGGAGGTTATCCAAACCAGAACCCTGCAGGTGGCTATCCTGCTGCAGGTGGATACCCAGCCGCTGGAGGGTATCCTAACCAGCACCCACCTGCCGGAGGCTACCCAGCAGGTGGATATCCCAACCAGTACCCAGCTGCAGGAGGTTATCCTAACCAGAGTCCAGGAAGGAATTATCCTAATCAGAATCCAGCTGCAGGAGGCTACCCAGCTGCAGGAGGTTATCCTAACCAGAGTCCAGGAGGGAATTATCCTAATCAGAATCCAGCTGCAGGAGGCTACCCAGCTGCAGGAG GCTACCCAGCTGCAGGAGGTTATCCTAACCAGAGTCCAGGAGGGAATTATCCTAATCAGAATCCAGCTGCAGGAGGCTACCCAGCTGCAGGAGGTTATCCTAACCAGAGTCCAGGAAGAAATTATCCTAATCAGAATCCAGCTGCAGGAGGCTATCCAGCTGCAGGAGGTTATCCTAACCAAAGTCCAGGCAGAGGTGGTTTCAGTCAAGGCGGATACCCTTACCAGTATCCAGGAGCAGGTGGTTACCCAGTCAGAGGGGGAAATACAGGACAGGGTTGGGGTCAGCCTGGTGTTAATCCAGGGGGTTACCCTGGTGGAGCAGTTGGTGGTTACCCAAACTGGAACCCAAATAATAAGATCCTCAGCCCCCGCTTTGGTGGAGGAGGCTATGGATATGGTGGTTATGGAATGGGAGGGTCCCCTTTCTCTCATTCCGTGCAGAAcatgggattcaaacccaaaTCACCCAGTTTTGCCAAAAAAGCCATGGTGGCAGCAGGCGTTGGTGCTGTGGCTGGAATGGCTGTTGGATATGGACTTGGGCGCTTCCCTCGACCACATTTCACTTTCCGTAACCCCGAAGAAGAATACTACTACAACAACTACATGTACCGTCGTTATGGCTCCCAGTCTACAGATGAAAAAGACTTTGGTCGCGATTATGTCTACAAGCCTCCACCACGGGCAGAGTCTTACGAGAAATTTATGGATCGCTGTATGAATAGGACGGACCTTCCTAAAGATCAGGGCCACAACTCTAAGACTTCTGAGAGCGCGGCTGGTGAAAATGATGATGACACCGTCAGCATCGAGGAGATCGGATACCCAGCACTAATTGAACAAGTGAAGGCCCGACGCTGTGTCGAACAGTACATGGTCTACTCTGAGAGCTTTCTGCAGGAACGAAAAGCTGAGCAGCAATTCCAGCCGAACCACAGCAGCCCTCTGAGCTACGGAGTAATTCAGCTCTTCACTTCTCTCTTCATAATGCTGCCTAGTATGTTTCTGCTGCAGTAA
- the LOC113124287 gene encoding calcium-binding protein P-like isoform X3, with amino-acid sequence MMGRLCELALVSFLIMSLLNTESTWAKRGSSSSSSSSSKKTSSTSSKGGTQSKPSSSQPGNSPRQPQSPNRKPNPYPSGGSYPYPGTGNTNQGGYPRQNPASYPGAGSNPNQNPGRVNPGGYPNQNPAGGYPAAGGYPAAGGYPNQHPPAGGYPAGGYPNQYPAAGGYPNQSPGRNYPNQNPAAGGYPAAGGYPAAGGYPAAGGYPAAGGYPNQSPGRNYPNQNPAAGGYPAAGGYPNQSPGRGGFSQGGYPYQYPGAGGYPVRGGNTGQGWGQPGVNPGGYPGGAVGGYPNWNPNNKILSPRFGGGGYGYGGYGMGGSPFSHSVQNMGFKPKSPSFAKKAMVAAGVGAVAGMAVGYGLGRFPRPHFTFRNPEEEYYYNNYMYRRYGSQSTDEKDFGRDYVYKPPPRAESYEKFMDRCMNRTDLPKDQGHNSKTSESAAGENDDDTVSIEEIGYPALIEQVKARRCVEQYMVYSESFLQERKAEQQFQPNHSSPLSYGVIQLFTSLFIMLPSMFLLQ; translated from the exons ATGATGGGGAGGCTATGTGAGCTGGCTCTTGTGTCCTTTCTTATTATGTCTCTTCTGAACACTGAATCCACATGGGCTaaaagaggcagcagcagcagcagcagcagcagcagcaagaaaACCTCATCCACCAGCAGTAAGGGTGGGACACAATCAAAGCCATCCAGCTCTCAACCTGGAAACTCTCCGCGACAGCCACAGAGTCCCAATCGAAAGCCCAATCCATATCCTTCTGGAGGAAGTTACCCTTATCCAGGAACAGGCAATACTAATCAAGGAGGATATCCCAGACAAAATCCAGCAAGTTATCCAGGAGCTGGTAGTAACCCCAACCAGAATCCTGGTAGAGTTAATCCTGGAGGTTATCCAAACCAGAACCCTGCAGGTGGCTATCCTGCTGCAGGTGGATACCCAGCCGCTGGAGGGTATCCTAACCAGCACCCACCTGCCGGAGGCTACCCAGCAGGTGGATATCCCAACCAGTACCCAGCTGCAGGAGGTTATCCTAACCAGAGTCCAGGAAGGAATTATCCTAATCAGAATCCAGCTGCAGGAGGCTACCCAGCTGCAGGAG GCTACCCAGCTGCAGGAG GCTACCCAGCTGCAGGAG GCTACCCAGCTGCAGGAGGTTATCCTAACCAGAGTCCAGGAAGAAATTATCCTAATCAGAATCCAGCTGCAGGAGGCTATCCAGCTGCAGGAGGTTATCCTAACCAAAGTCCAGGCAGAGGTGGTTTCAGTCAAGGCGGATACCCTTACCAGTATCCAGGAGCAGGTGGTTACCCAGTCAGAGGGGGAAATACAGGACAGGGTTGGGGTCAGCCTGGTGTTAATCCAGGGGGTTACCCTGGTGGAGCAGTTGGTGGTTACCCAAACTGGAACCCAAATAATAAGATCCTCAGCCCCCGCTTTGGTGGAGGAGGCTATGGATATGGTGGTTATGGAATGGGAGGGTCCCCTTTCTCTCATTCCGTGCAGAAcatgggattcaaacccaaaTCACCCAGTTTTGCCAAAAAAGCCATGGTGGCAGCAGGCGTTGGTGCTGTGGCTGGAATGGCTGTTGGATATGGACTTGGGCGCTTCCCTCGACCACATTTCACTTTCCGTAACCCCGAAGAAGAATACTACTACAACAACTACATGTACCGTCGTTATGGCTCCCAGTCTACAGATGAAAAAGACTTTGGTCGCGATTATGTCTACAAGCCTCCACCACGGGCAGAGTCTTACGAGAAATTTATGGATCGCTGTATGAATAGGACGGACCTTCCTAAAGATCAGGGCCACAACTCTAAGACTTCTGAGAGCGCGGCTGGTGAAAATGATGATGACACCGTCAGCATCGAGGAGATCGGATACCCAGCACTAATTGAACAAGTGAAGGCCCGACGCTGTGTCGAACAGTACATGGTCTACTCTGAGAGCTTTCTGCAGGAACGAAAAGCTGAGCAGCAATTCCAGCCGAACCACAGCAGCCCTCTGAGCTACGGAGTAATTCAGCTCTTCACTTCTCTCTTCATAATGCTGCCTAGTATGTTTCTGCTGCAGTAA